In a single window of the Raphanus sativus cultivar WK10039 chromosome 9, ASM80110v3, whole genome shotgun sequence genome:
- the LOC108838999 gene encoding probable S-adenosylmethionine-dependent methyltransferase At5g38780, whose amino-acid sequence MTKSSQSYPMSGGDGQHSYIHHSSYQKAAIDGAEEKTRQCILENLDVLNLNPDLSTFTIADFGCSIGPNTFHVVQAIIDTVKMKYKQVKENNEVSSLMPLEFQVFFNDQSNNDFNTLFKTQPPSSEREYFLVGVPGSFYGRVLPRNSIHIGHTSYTTHWLSKIPEHVGDKKSPAWNKNNIICNNSIEEVTNAYKVQFIKDMKVFLEARAEEIVPGGLMIVLGQCLPDGIPFFKTWQGIVVDTIGDCLMDMAKSGLTTEEKIGLFNIPVYFPQFSELRREIEKNRSFTIETMENVRHPLEDIPLSHDFMISMFRAILSTIIKEHFGECVIDELFDRVASQLVKYPIDIKKCEKDMNFFILLKRK is encoded by the exons ATGACAAAATCTTCTCAATCCTATCCCATGAGCGGCGGTGACGGTCAACACAGCTACATTCATCATTCTTCGTACCAA AAAGCAGCCATAGATGGTGCTGAAGAAAAGACAAGGCAATGCATCTTAGAAAACCTCGATGTCCTTAATCTGAATCCCGATCTGAGTACTTTTACAATTGCGGATTTTGGTTGTTCTATTGGACCGAACACGTTTCATGTTGTTCAGGCTATCATTGATACGGTGAAAATGAAATACAAACAAGTGAAGGAAAACAATGAAGTTAGTAGCCTCATGCCTCTTGAGTTCCAAGTATTTTTCAATGATCAATCCAACAACGATTTCAACACACTCTTTAAAACCCAACCTCCTTCCTCTGAACGTGAATATTTCTTGGTTGGAGTACCAGGCTCCTTCTATGGCCGGGTGTTACCACGAAATAGCATCCACATTGGACACACTTCTTACACGACTCACTGGCTTTCCAAAATTCCTGAGCACGTAGGTGACAAGAAATCTCCAGCCTGGAACAAGAATAACATTATCTGCAATAATTCAATAGAAGAAGTGACCAATGCCTACAAGGTCCAGTTCATAAAAGACATGAAGGTTTTTCTTGAAGCTAGAGCAGAAGAGATAGTTCCAGGAGGATTGATGATCGTTTTAGGACAATGTTTGCCCGATGGTATCCCTTTTTTTAAGACATGGCAGGGTATTGTGGTGGATACGATCGGTGATTGTCTTATGGATATGGCCAAATCG gGACTAACGACAGAGGAGAAGATCGGGCTGTTCAACATTCCTGTGTATTTTCCACAATTTAGCGAATTGAGGAGAGAGATTGAGAAAAATAGAAGCTTTACAATTGAGACTATGGAGAATGTACGTCATCCATTGGAGGATATTCCATTATCCCACGACTTCATGATTTCCATGTTCAGAGCTATTCTCAGCACGATCATAAAAGAACATTTCGGAGAATGTGTAATAGATGAGCTATTTGATCGGGTTGCTTCGCAACTCGTGAAGTACCCAATTGATATTAAAAAGTGCGAGAAAGATATGAACTTTTTTATATTGCTTAAACGAAAATGA